A genomic segment from Geminocystis sp. M7585_C2015_104 encodes:
- a CDS encoding TRAP transporter small permease subunit, translating into MRTVLKISQIIDTMSHWCGVASAGMVFLMVVLGVWNVIGRYLGKIIGQNLSSNGLIELQWYLFDIVFFMGAAYALKNNSHVRVDVFYKDFSPKLKALINILGVVLFLFPFCGVIIYFSWQYVLSSWQTGEVSADEGGLPRYPIKTLIIVGPALLILQGFSELIKNIAIFLSTMEETQC; encoded by the coding sequence ATGAGGACTGTACTAAAAATATCCCAAATTATTGACACCATGAGCCATTGGTGTGGGGTTGCCAGTGCCGGTATGGTTTTTTTAATGGTGGTTTTAGGGGTGTGGAATGTAATTGGGAGATATTTAGGGAAAATAATTGGTCAGAATTTAAGCTCTAATGGCCTAATTGAATTGCAGTGGTATCTGTTTGATATTGTGTTTTTTATGGGGGCAGCCTACGCACTAAAAAATAACAGTCACGTGCGGGTAGATGTGTTTTATAAAGATTTTTCTCCCAAGCTAAAGGCCCTAATTAACATCCTGGGGGTGGTATTATTTCTATTCCCTTTTTGCGGGGTAATTATCTACTTTTCCTGGCAATATGTATTGAGCTCATGGCAGACGGGAGAAGTATCTGCAGACGAAGGGGGCCTGCCCCGTTATCCCATTAAAACATTAATCATTGTGGGCCCCGCTTTGCTGATTCTGCAGGGATTTTCAGAGCTCATCAAAAACATAGCTATTTTCCTGAGCACAATGGAGGAAACACAATGCTAA
- a CDS encoding HEAT repeat domain-containing protein, with amino-acid sequence MSQVDLKEIERQLESSNSKDRLLALAALKDVPAEKAVPLIKKVLYDEMLPVRSMAIFALGVKKTEESLPILVSLLETDPDYGIRADAAGALGYLNDIRAFEPLARAFYEDTQWLVRFSAAVSLGNLGDIRAKNLLLEALRSEEPVLQQAAIAALGEIRAEDCLNDILEFVASPDWLMRQRLAESLSNFPHNEKAISALQFLARDSHPQVAETASYYLQLMKKSEA; translated from the coding sequence ATGAGTCAAGTAGACCTAAAAGAAATAGAGCGCCAACTGGAAAGTAGTAATTCAAAGGATCGTCTTTTGGCATTGGCCGCCCTAAAGGATGTGCCGGCGGAGAAGGCAGTGCCCCTTATTAAAAAAGTTTTGTATGATGAGATGTTACCAGTGCGTTCAATGGCAATATTCGCCCTGGGGGTGAAAAAAACAGAGGAGTCACTGCCAATTCTAGTTTCGTTGTTGGAGACAGATCCAGATTATGGGATTCGTGCTGACGCGGCAGGGGCACTGGGATATTTGAATGACATTCGCGCCTTTGAGCCCTTAGCCCGTGCTTTCTACGAGGATACCCAATGGCTGGTGAGATTCAGTGCCGCCGTTTCCCTGGGCAATCTGGGTGACATCCGCGCCAAGAATCTACTGCTGGAGGCGCTACGAAGCGAAGAGCCAGTACTACAACAGGCAGCTATAGCCGCGTTAGGGGAAATAAGGGCAGAAGACTGTCTCAACGACATCCTGGAGTTTGTGGCTTCGCCAGACTGGTTGATGCGTCAGCGATTGGCGGAGTCTTTAAGCAATTTTCCCCATAACGAGAAGGCCATCTCCGCCCTTCAATTTTTGGCTAGGGATTCCCATCCCCAGGTGGCTGAAACTGCTAGCTATTACCTCCAACTGATGAAAAAATCCGAAGCCTAA